In the Maribacter sp. MJ134 genome, one interval contains:
- the bcp gene encoding thioredoxin-dependent thiol peroxidase → MKTLKAGDKVPAFSSTDQDGNTIHLSDYSGKNLVVFFYPRANTPGCTAEACNLRDNYKELQDAGYELLGVSEDSQKKQANFRNKYEFPFPLLADEDHTVINAFGVWGPKKFMGREYDGIHRMTFVVDGEGKVSRVIEKVKTKDHAAQLLA, encoded by the coding sequence ATGAAAACATTAAAAGCAGGTGATAAAGTCCCTGCATTTTCGAGCACCGATCAAGATGGCAATACTATACATTTATCTGATTATTCCGGTAAAAATTTGGTGGTTTTTTTCTATCCTCGTGCAAATACTCCAGGTTGTACGGCTGAAGCCTGTAATTTAAGGGATAACTATAAAGAGCTGCAAGATGCTGGTTATGAGTTGCTTGGAGTAAGTGAGGATTCTCAAAAAAAGCAGGCGAATTTTAGAAATAAGTATGAATTTCCTTTCCCATTACTTGCGGATGAGGACCATACCGTTATCAATGCTTTTGGAGTTTGGGGTCCTAAAAAATTCATGGGTAGGGAGTATGATGGTATTCATAGAATGACCTTTGTTGTAGATGGTGAAGGTAAGGTGAGCAGGGTTATTGAGAAGGTGAAAACCAAAGACCACGCTGCACAACTTTTAGCGTAA
- a CDS encoding endonuclease III domain-containing protein: protein MTKAEKVNFAITKLQELYPVIPVPLDHKDPYTLLIAVLMSAQSTDIRVNKITPLLFEKADNPYDMVKLSVEEIRDIIRPVGLSPMKSKGIHGLSKILIDKYDGEVPRDIALLEELPAVGHKTASVVVSQAFGIPAFPVDTHIHRLMYRWGFTNGKNVVQTEKDAKRLFPKELWNDLHLQIIWYGRDYSPARGWDLNNDIITKTIGRKTVLDDYYKKIKTRK from the coding sequence ATGACTAAAGCTGAAAAAGTTAATTTTGCGATTACCAAACTACAGGAACTTTACCCCGTAATTCCTGTTCCCTTAGACCATAAGGATCCGTATACATTACTAATTGCAGTTTTAATGTCCGCCCAAAGTACGGATATCCGAGTAAATAAGATAACCCCGTTACTTTTTGAAAAAGCGGATAATCCTTATGATATGGTAAAACTATCCGTTGAGGAAATTAGGGATATCATACGTCCTGTAGGGTTATCACCAATGAAGTCTAAAGGTATTCATGGACTCTCAAAAATTTTAATTGATAAATACGATGGCGAAGTTCCAAGGGATATAGCATTATTAGAAGAATTACCGGCTGTAGGTCATAAAACGGCCAGCGTAGTTGTCTCGCAAGCCTTTGGCATACCTGCTTTTCCAGTAGACACCCACATTCATAGGCTCATGTATAGATGGGGTTTTACCAATGGCAAAAATGTGGTACAAACAGAAAAAGATGCAAAACGGCTATTCCCAAAGGAATTATGGAATGATTTGCATTTACAAATAATTTGGTACGGAAGAGATTACTCTCCCGCGAGAGGTTGGGATTTGAATAATGATATCATTACCAAAACAATAGGAAGAAAAACTGTTTTGGATGACTACTATAAAAAAATAAAGACCCGCAAATAG
- a CDS encoding hydrolase, whose translation MKSKIFLYLFIFVSLICLYLFVSSGKMADANNTSIEKFKQEVVGLKDSIQQSELRVLEMQYFSLENNDDALAYYEHLELENPAGYIADKLLETNESAGDNPLIPYAGMQSDFKINKIKVLNHKWILTDFSDGKYWGELLIKYELKDDLGVDFTLMDHLLYTKSN comes from the coding sequence ATGAAAAGTAAAATTTTTCTTTACCTATTTATTTTTGTATCACTTATATGCCTCTACCTATTCGTAAGTAGTGGTAAAATGGCGGATGCCAACAATACGAGCATCGAAAAATTTAAACAAGAGGTTGTGGGTTTAAAGGATTCCATTCAGCAGTCAGAACTGCGTGTTTTAGAGATGCAATACTTTTCTTTGGAAAACAATGATGATGCGCTGGCATACTATGAACATCTAGAGCTTGAAAATCCCGCTGGATATATTGCCGATAAATTGTTGGAAACGAACGAGTCTGCCGGAGATAATCCTTTAATTCCTTATGCCGGTATGCAAAGCGATTTTAAAATCAATAAAATAAAAGTGTTGAACCACAAATGGATATTGACCGATTTTTCCGATGGAAAATACTGGGGTGAACTTCTTATTAAATACGAACTAAAAGATGATTTGGGAGTTGATTTTACGCTAATGGACCATTTGCTATATACAAAAAGTAATTAG
- a CDS encoding BatA domain-containing protein, with the protein MQFKHPEFLWALFLLLIPIFIHLFQLRRFKRTPFTNVKLLQQVVSKSRKSSTLKKWLLLFSRLGILSGLVLAFAQPFSANENAVREKENVFYLDNSFSMHARTANATLFQNTVQEFIQRVPEDEKFHLFTNDNTFLDVEISDLKNDLLEMKPSAEQLTLKEVVLKAKTLYSQDNSKQRNTIIISDFQQRLGDLPNDSNATTNLYYINPLKEKVENITIDSIYLNPNENGSLDLTALVSSNYSVETTAVSLYNGNKLIAKTAANFDTNNKAKVLFSIPSDEEINGRIVLADNGLTYDNEFYFNINAPEQIKVLDIGTTPNYLKRIFIAPQFQYQKTNLNQLNYGALETYNLIVLNELTEIPSGLITALRSFTDDGGSLAIIPAQKIDLAAYNRLLSFYLNTTFDTKINQEVAISNITFEHPLYYNVFQKNVSNFQYPTVKAYYPIRTNATAALSLQNKAPFLIGRDNVYMFAASLEDTNFKNSPLIVPTFYNIGANSLKSSELYHVIGKRTQVDVPYVLNKDNVLKLLGEDYEFIPQQRALPKKTRLLFDDNPTKSGVYRILDNDQVLRNISFNYDRKESDLSYLELGAGTSTIVSSSITDFFETSQKENTINEFWKWFAILALLFVFIETILQRFLK; encoded by the coding sequence ATGCAGTTTAAACATCCAGAATTTCTTTGGGCCCTTTTTCTACTACTCATCCCTATTTTTATTCATCTTTTTCAACTCCGGAGATTTAAGAGAACACCGTTTACCAACGTAAAACTACTGCAACAAGTGGTCTCCAAATCCCGAAAAAGTAGCACCTTAAAAAAATGGCTGTTACTCTTTTCAAGGCTCGGCATCTTATCTGGTCTGGTCCTAGCATTTGCGCAGCCTTTTAGCGCTAATGAAAATGCGGTTAGGGAAAAGGAAAACGTTTTCTACTTGGATAATTCCTTTAGCATGCATGCCAGGACAGCGAATGCTACTTTATTCCAAAATACCGTTCAGGAATTTATACAACGTGTTCCAGAAGATGAAAAGTTTCATCTGTTCACTAACGATAACACGTTTTTGGATGTTGAAATAAGTGACCTTAAGAATGATCTGCTAGAAATGAAGCCCAGTGCCGAACAGTTGACCTTAAAGGAAGTTGTTCTAAAGGCAAAAACGCTTTATAGCCAAGATAATAGCAAGCAGAGAAACACTATTATTATATCCGATTTTCAACAGCGTTTAGGCGACTTGCCCAATGATAGCAATGCCACGACAAATCTTTATTACATCAATCCACTTAAAGAAAAAGTAGAAAACATCACAATCGATTCCATTTATCTCAATCCCAATGAAAACGGTAGCTTGGATTTAACAGCGTTGGTCAGCTCAAATTATAGCGTAGAGACCACGGCCGTGTCCCTGTATAATGGTAATAAATTAATTGCAAAAACGGCAGCCAATTTTGATACGAACAATAAGGCCAAGGTCTTGTTTTCGATTCCTTCAGATGAAGAGATAAACGGCAGGATAGTGCTTGCAGATAATGGGCTCACCTATGATAACGAATTTTACTTCAACATCAATGCCCCAGAGCAGATTAAGGTTTTAGACATTGGAACAACGCCCAACTATTTGAAAAGAATTTTTATCGCACCACAGTTTCAATACCAAAAGACAAACTTAAATCAACTAAACTACGGAGCCCTGGAAACCTACAATCTTATTGTCCTTAATGAGCTTACGGAAATTCCATCCGGTCTTATAACGGCGTTACGTTCGTTCACTGACGATGGCGGAAGCTTGGCAATTATTCCTGCGCAAAAAATAGATTTGGCCGCATACAATCGGTTATTATCCTTCTATTTAAATACGACTTTTGATACTAAAATAAATCAAGAAGTAGCCATATCCAACATAACATTTGAACATCCCCTTTATTATAATGTATTCCAAAAAAACGTCTCCAATTTTCAATATCCTACCGTAAAAGCGTACTACCCCATAAGGACGAATGCTACTGCGGCACTTTCATTGCAGAATAAGGCTCCTTTCTTGATAGGCAGGGATAATGTTTATATGTTTGCTGCCTCCTTAGAGGACACCAATTTTAAAAATTCCCCATTGATAGTCCCTACTTTTTACAATATAGGGGCCAACAGTCTAAAATCTTCGGAACTATACCATGTTATTGGTAAACGGACACAGGTAGATGTGCCCTACGTATTGAACAAAGACAACGTACTGAAATTGCTAGGTGAGGATTACGAGTTTATTCCCCAGCAAAGAGCTCTTCCTAAAAAGACACGATTGTTGTTTGATGATAATCCAACAAAAAGCGGTGTTTATCGAATACTGGACAATGACCAGGTTTTGCGCAATATAAGTTTCAATTACGATAGAAAAGAAAGTGACTTGTCTTACCTAGAACTGGGTGCCGGGACTTCAACAATTGTAAGTAGTTCTATCACCGACTTTTTTGAAACCAGTCAAAAAGAAAATACCATAAACGAGTTTTGGAAATGGTTTGCTATTTTAGCATTATTGTTCGTTTTTATAGAAACCATTCTCCAAAGATTTTTAAAGTAA
- a CDS encoding dihydroorotase: MNVLIKSAKIINPGTKDIHLKKRDILITNGVIQKIASRIDPPTKTKVVSYKNLHVSLGWFDSSVSFGEPGHEERETIVNGLKTAASSGFTDIILNPTGNPVPDSSSDIIFLKNAAKDALTRLHPLGNLTVKGEGEVLAELYDMKNAGAVGFYDYKAAVSNPNLLKIALQYAQNFNGIVCSFPLDKKIAGKGIVNEGITSTKLGLKGIPALAEELQIVRDLFILEYTGGKLHIPTVSTENSVKLIASAKKKGLNVTCSVAIHNLLFKDDSLIDFDTDYKVMPPLRTKGDRNALLKGVKNGTIDFVTSDHTPLNIELKQVEFDNAAFGTIGLESFFGSLRTLFELEEVIKILTKGRSVFGLDTPELKEGALACLTLFEPDTEYEFSKDLIMSSSKNSMFLGKSIKGKVLGSMVEDALTLNF, translated from the coding sequence ATGAACGTACTCATAAAATCGGCAAAGATTATAAATCCCGGTACAAAGGATATCCACCTTAAGAAAAGGGATATTTTAATTACCAATGGCGTTATACAAAAGATTGCTTCACGGATTGACCCTCCTACAAAAACAAAGGTAGTATCCTATAAAAATCTGCACGTATCATTAGGGTGGTTTGATAGTAGTGTGAGCTTTGGTGAGCCTGGCCATGAAGAGAGAGAGACCATAGTTAATGGTCTGAAGACCGCCGCTAGTAGCGGTTTTACGGATATTATACTGAACCCCACAGGTAATCCTGTTCCAGACAGTAGTTCGGACATTATATTCCTCAAAAATGCTGCGAAGGACGCCCTAACCAGATTGCATCCTTTGGGAAACCTTACCGTGAAAGGCGAAGGTGAAGTCTTAGCGGAGTTGTACGATATGAAGAACGCCGGTGCTGTTGGATTTTACGACTATAAAGCGGCTGTTTCAAACCCAAATTTGCTAAAAATTGCCTTGCAATACGCGCAAAATTTTAACGGAATCGTATGCTCTTTTCCGTTAGATAAAAAAATTGCAGGAAAAGGAATCGTTAACGAAGGGATTACCAGTACAAAGTTGGGTCTAAAAGGCATACCTGCCTTGGCAGAAGAACTTCAGATAGTACGAGATTTGTTCATACTCGAGTATACGGGAGGCAAACTTCACATACCGACCGTTAGCACAGAAAATTCAGTTAAGCTTATCGCATCGGCCAAGAAAAAAGGATTGAACGTGACCTGCAGCGTCGCCATCCATAATCTATTGTTCAAGGATGATAGTTTAATAGATTTTGATACGGATTATAAGGTAATGCCGCCCTTAAGAACAAAAGGAGATAGAAACGCTTTATTGAAAGGGGTAAAGAATGGTACTATCGATTTTGTGACATCGGACCATACGCCATTGAACATAGAACTAAAACAGGTAGAATTTGACAATGCCGCTTTCGGCACCATTGGCCTAGAAAGCTTTTTTGGTTCCTTGCGTACGTTATTTGAACTAGAAGAAGTGATAAAAATTCTTACCAAAGGTCGTTCAGTATTTGGTTTGGACACTCCGGAACTCAAGGAAGGTGCTTTGGCTTGCTTAACTCTTTTTGAACCGGATACCGAATACGAATTTTCTAAGGACCTTATTATGAGCTCCTCAAAGAATAGCATGTTCTTAGGTAAATCAATAAAAGGAAAAGTATTGGGATCTATGGTTGAAGATGCTTTGACATTAAATTTTTAA
- a CDS encoding alpha/beta hydrolase, which produces MTTAPLSLEHIIRPSSLKSEKAPVLFLLHGYGSNEEDLFSFAEELPTELCIISVRAPYTLQPFGYAWYAINFDAQNGKWSDDEQAIASRDKILAFVEEACKTYNLDTHNVSLLGFSQGTILSYAVALSYPKKIKNVIALSGYINEGILTEDYQSKDHSGLQIYASHGQVDQVIPIAWAQKAPDVLSQLEIPHVFEEFPTGHGVAPQNFYSFKSWLEKKL; this is translated from the coding sequence ATGACAACAGCTCCCCTATCTTTAGAACACATCATTAGACCCTCCTCTTTAAAAAGTGAAAAGGCTCCGGTTCTTTTTTTATTACATGGGTATGGAAGTAATGAAGAAGACCTTTTTTCTTTTGCGGAAGAACTGCCTACCGAATTGTGTATTATTTCAGTTAGGGCACCATATACATTACAACCCTTTGGTTATGCGTGGTATGCCATAAATTTTGATGCCCAAAACGGAAAATGGAGCGATGACGAACAGGCCATTGCCTCTAGGGATAAAATACTTGCCTTTGTAGAAGAGGCCTGTAAGACCTATAATCTAGATACACACAATGTTTCCTTATTAGGTTTTAGTCAAGGAACTATTCTAAGCTACGCCGTAGCCCTCTCCTACCCGAAAAAAATTAAAAACGTAATTGCCCTGAGTGGCTATATCAACGAAGGAATTCTAACAGAAGATTATCAAAGCAAAGACCATTCGGGCTTACAGATTTACGCCTCTCACGGTCAAGTAGACCAAGTAATACCAATAGCATGGGCTCAGAAGGCACCAGATGTTCTATCTCAATTAGAAATACCACATGTTTTTGAAGAATTCCCAACAGGACATGGAGTAGCACCACAAAATTTCTATTCCTTTAAAAGTTGGCTAGAAAAAAAGCTCTAA
- a CDS encoding nicotinate-nucleotide adenylyltransferase produces MASVLKRDSAFENIPSIKAKTLRINLNPDIYGTFAEIGAGQETARHFFRSGGASGTIAKAMSAYDKDFSDAIYGIEADGRYVTQARLKTMLSHEMNLMEERISREKHPERLFFSYANTVATIDFSKRYKGHGWVGIRYQLDPNQKEFDEIILHIRFKQNEARLQQETLGILGVNLIYGAFYKYHKPKKMLKYLYDHIDKDTVEIDMVNFNGPSFKDVDNRLMSLQLIRNDMTDAVMFGPDGNNVLPAAVLYKKNILALRGSFRPVTKVNLDMFEKSYDIFIRDPQVDQDNSIVIFEITLSNLKASGEIDEQDFMDRAELLCSLGHSVMISKFQEYYKLVEYLHNYTKNRIGLTMGVNNLVDIFDEKYYRHLSGGILEAFGKLFFKDLQVYLYPMKNTETGQVMTSNNVKVHPRMKELYKFFKYNGKVMDIIDYEPEIMHIFSRDVLKRIINGEDGWEEMLPEGIAEIIKEKKLFTRKDTEQISEAK; encoded by the coding sequence ATGGCTTCAGTTCTAAAGAGAGATAGTGCCTTTGAAAACATTCCTTCCATAAAGGCAAAAACTTTAAGAATAAACTTAAACCCCGACATTTACGGAACCTTTGCGGAAATTGGTGCAGGCCAAGAGACGGCACGTCATTTTTTTAGATCGGGAGGGGCTTCAGGTACTATTGCCAAAGCCATGAGTGCCTATGATAAGGATTTCAGTGATGCCATATATGGTATAGAAGCGGACGGTAGGTATGTTACCCAGGCACGGCTGAAAACCATGCTCTCTCATGAAATGAATTTGATGGAAGAGCGTATTAGTAGGGAAAAGCATCCGGAAAGACTGTTCTTTTCCTATGCGAACACCGTTGCTACGATTGATTTTTCAAAACGATATAAGGGACACGGTTGGGTAGGTATTCGCTACCAATTAGACCCTAATCAGAAAGAATTCGATGAAATAATCCTTCATATCCGTTTTAAACAGAATGAAGCACGATTACAACAAGAAACTTTAGGGATTTTGGGTGTTAACCTTATTTATGGAGCATTTTACAAGTATCATAAGCCTAAGAAAATGCTTAAATACTTGTACGATCATATCGATAAGGATACCGTAGAAATTGACATGGTCAATTTTAATGGTCCAAGTTTTAAGGATGTAGATAACAGGTTGATGAGTTTACAGCTGATTAGGAACGATATGACCGATGCGGTGATGTTTGGTCCGGATGGTAATAACGTATTACCCGCAGCTGTACTTTACAAAAAGAATATTCTTGCACTTCGTGGTAGTTTTAGGCCCGTTACCAAGGTAAATCTGGATATGTTCGAGAAGTCATATGATATTTTTATTCGTGACCCTCAAGTAGACCAGGACAATAGCATCGTTATTTTTGAAATTACCCTATCCAACCTCAAGGCGTCAGGAGAAATTGATGAGCAGGATTTTATGGACCGTGCAGAACTACTCTGTTCATTGGGACATTCGGTAATGATTTCAAAATTCCAAGAATATTATAAGCTTGTTGAATACCTACATAACTATACTAAAAATAGAATTGGCCTTACCATGGGCGTGAACAATTTGGTAGACATTTTCGATGAGAAATATTATCGCCACTTAAGTGGGGGCATTTTGGAAGCCTTTGGAAAGCTTTTCTTTAAAGATTTACAAGTGTATCTCTATCCTATGAAGAATACCGAAACTGGGCAAGTAATGACCAGTAATAATGTGAAGGTGCATCCACGAATGAAAGAACTTTACAAATTCTTCAAATACAATGGAAAGGTGATGGACATTATTGACTATGAGCCAGAAATAATGCATATTTTCTCTAGGGATGTACTCAAAAGAATCATCAACGGAGAAGATGGTTGGGAGGAGATGTTACCAGAAGGTATTGCTGAAATTATTAAAGAGAAAAAACTCTTCACCAGAAAAGACACGGAACAGATTTCAGAAGCAAAGTAA
- a CDS encoding MBL fold metallo-hydrolase, whose protein sequence is MNETLKITFLGTGTSQGIPIIGSKHPVCLSNDPKDKRLRVSVLLSWDTYNFTIDCGPDFRQQMLTHNVSKLDGILFTHEHSDHTAGIDDIRPFFFRQGDIPIYARKRVVKALKRRFDYIFNKKERYPGAPAVTVNIVKKNSTFELGGMTVTPIQALHNRLKIFGYRIGDFTYLTDVKSMEKKEMDKIIGSKVLVVNALRIEAHQSHFNLEEALDFVNKVKPEKAYFTHISHLLGFHAEVEKNLPENVHLAYDNLTIEL, encoded by the coding sequence ATGAACGAGACACTTAAAATCACTTTTTTAGGTACCGGAACTTCGCAGGGTATTCCTATAATCGGGAGTAAACACCCTGTTTGCTTAAGTAATGACCCTAAAGATAAAAGACTTAGGGTATCCGTTTTACTTTCATGGGACACCTATAATTTCACTATTGATTGTGGACCAGATTTTAGACAACAGATGCTTACCCATAATGTTTCCAAACTAGACGGTATTTTGTTCACCCATGAACACTCCGACCATACGGCTGGTATAGATGATATTAGACCATTCTTTTTTAGGCAGGGAGACATTCCTATTTATGCCCGTAAACGCGTGGTGAAAGCCTTAAAACGTCGTTTTGATTATATTTTTAATAAAAAAGAAAGATACCCCGGTGCACCGGCAGTAACGGTGAACATCGTTAAGAAAAACAGCACTTTTGAACTTGGTGGAATGACGGTAACTCCTATACAAGCGTTACATAATAGATTGAAGATTTTTGGGTATCGTATAGGGGATTTTACCTATCTCACGGATGTAAAATCCATGGAGAAAAAGGAAATGGATAAAATTATTGGCTCAAAAGTTTTAGTGGTCAATGCACTGCGGATAGAGGCACATCAATCTCATTTTAACTTAGAGGAAGCCCTGGATTTTGTAAACAAAGTAAAGCCAGAGAAGGCATACTTTACACATATTAGCCATCTTTTGGGTTTCCATGCGGAGGTAGAAAAAAATCTTCCTGAAAATGTACATTTAGCTTATGATAATCTCACTATTGAACTATAA
- a CDS encoding glycosyltransferase translates to MEVPLVSILIPFKNTAPFLEACLDSIISQTFTNWQVLAVNDNSSDMSLAIVQKYANKDPRIKVFNTNGRGIIEALRTAYDYSEGKFITRMDADDLMTPKRLELMVADLEQYGMGHIAIGQVKYFSEKGIGDGYERYEKWLNALTEKGTNFSELYKECVIPSPCWMLHKVDLDACESFKPDDYPEDYDLTFRFYEHGLKVIPSKQILLLWRDYDHRTSRTSEHYAHNYFLDIKLRYFVKLHYNPNENLVIWGAGNKGKTIAKKLIERKVLFQWICNNPKKIGKEIYGKTLLPINSLEKIPNSQSIIAVANEEEQKHIHDYFNKKGKISMKDYFFFC, encoded by the coding sequence ATGGAAGTACCTTTGGTAAGTATACTCATCCCTTTTAAAAACACCGCCCCTTTCCTGGAAGCTTGCCTAGATTCTATTATCTCACAGACCTTTACAAACTGGCAAGTCTTGGCGGTAAATGATAACTCTAGCGATATGAGTTTGGCTATTGTTCAAAAATATGCGAACAAAGATCCAAGAATAAAAGTTTTCAATACTAACGGACGGGGAATTATTGAAGCGCTCCGAACTGCCTATGATTATAGCGAAGGAAAATTTATCACCAGAATGGACGCTGATGACCTAATGACACCAAAACGTTTGGAGCTTATGGTGGCCGATTTAGAACAATACGGAATGGGGCATATTGCTATTGGACAGGTTAAATATTTTTCAGAAAAGGGTATTGGAGACGGTTATGAACGGTACGAAAAATGGTTAAACGCATTGACCGAAAAAGGCACGAACTTCTCGGAACTGTATAAGGAATGTGTAATCCCCTCCCCGTGCTGGATGCTACATAAAGTTGATTTAGATGCCTGCGAAAGCTTTAAACCTGATGATTATCCGGAAGATTATGATCTAACTTTTAGGTTTTATGAGCATGGGCTTAAAGTCATCCCTAGTAAACAGATATTACTTTTATGGAGGGATTATGATCATAGAACCTCTAGAACTAGCGAGCACTATGCACACAACTACTTTTTGGATATAAAGCTGCGCTATTTTGTTAAACTACATTATAATCCCAATGAAAATTTGGTTATTTGGGGCGCTGGAAATAAAGGAAAAACGATAGCGAAAAAATTAATTGAACGAAAAGTTCTCTTTCAATGGATATGTAATAATCCCAAAAAAATAGGAAAAGAAATTTACGGCAAAACACTTTTACCTATAAATTCCTTAGAAAAAATACCAAACTCCCAAAGTATTATCGCCGTTGCCAACGAAGAGGAACAAAAGCATATACATGACTATTTTAATAAAAAGGGGAAAATCTCCATGAAAGATTATTTCTTTTTCTGTTAA